A single region of the Streptomyces sp. NBC_00425 genome encodes:
- a CDS encoding acylphosphatase produces the protein MSEDVRLVAWVRGHVQGVGFRWFTRAKALEIGGLSGFALNLADGRVQVVAEGAKEGCEELLGWLLGDDTPGRVAGVTEIWDTPRGGYDGFAIR, from the coding sequence ATGAGCGAGGATGTACGGCTGGTCGCCTGGGTGCGCGGACACGTCCAGGGCGTGGGATTCCGCTGGTTCACGCGGGCCAAGGCGCTGGAGATCGGCGGCCTGAGTGGTTTTGCTCTCAATTTGGCTGACGGCCGGGTCCAGGTGGTCGCCGAAGGCGCCAAGGAGGGGTGCGAGGAACTGCTCGGCTGGCTTCTGGGTGACGACACGCCCGGACGCGTAGCCGGAGTCACCGAGATATGGGACACACCGCGCGGAGGTTACGACGGCTTCGCGATCCGTTGA